In Erigeron canadensis isolate Cc75 chromosome 6, C_canadensis_v1, whole genome shotgun sequence, the following are encoded in one genomic region:
- the LOC122605034 gene encoding uncharacterized protein LOC122605034 — protein sequence MKREGRQHGVVRSYPTLPPDPLSPYDQQSRRHVKTIDSALVKGVFTKVSRKPTNQSKFTGKCGKAQCLGCHIHPATKSKDKTKGTMKMRSIGSDHGQIGYPVGTSATGVLADLAGGIDDYIDDMVFEDFVNDRYYSGTLGIYNVQLIELKPTTQ from the coding sequence ATGAAGAGAGAGGGTCGACAACACGGCGTGGTTCGGAGCTACCCGACCCTCCCGCCGGATCCCTTATCGCCCTATGATCAACAAAGTAGACGGCATGTGAAAACCATTGATTCGGCCTTAGTGAAGGGGGTATTCACCAAAGTGTCAAGGAAGCCTACGAATCAGTCCAAGTTCACTGGAAAGTGCGGTAAGGCACAGTGCCTCGGTTGTCATATTCATCCGGCAACAAAGTCGAAAGACAAGACCAAAGGTACAATGAAGATGCGATCAATCGGGTCGGATCATGGACAGATCGGTTATCCTGTTGGTACTTCGGCCACCGGTGTACTTGCTGACTTAGCCGGCGGTATTGATGATTACATTGATGATATGGTATTTGAGGATTTTGTTAATGATCGTTATTATTCTGGCACGTTGGGGATATATAACGTACAATTAATAGAATTGAAACCAACAACTCAATAA
- the LOC122605035 gene encoding protein NOI4, whose amino-acid sequence MTNKPQPLPKFGEWDVKNPSSADGFTVIFAKARDEKKTNGTVASAPQRINNKGPSPPPAPPPNKHEMEPTNRFCCF is encoded by the exons ATGACGAAT AAACCTCAGCCATTGCCTAAATTCGGCGAATGGGATGTAAAAAATCCCTCATCCGCAGATGGATTCACAGTAATATTTGCAAAAGCACGCGATGAAAAGAAAACCAATGGAACCGTTGCAAGTGCACCACAACGGATTAACAACAAAGGCCCCTCTCCTCCACCAGCACCACCTCCTAATAAGCACGAAATGGAGCCAACG AAtagattttgttgtttttga